A stretch of DNA from Streptomyces sp. NBC_01197:
CTCAGCGGCCCCATCGCCTTCATCACCCTGCTCGGCGACTACACCCGTTATGTCTCGCCGCGCCGCCACACCTCACGCGCGGTCCTGATCGCCACCTGTTCCGGCCTGATACTCGGGCTGCTCGTCCCGCAGCTCTTCGGCACGTACACCGCGCTCGCCGCCCGTTCCGCCGTCGACTTCGCGGGACCGCTCGTCACCGCGTCGCCCGGCTGGTACCTGATCCCGCTGCTGCTCGCGGCGTCTGCCGGTTCGGTCGGCAACGCCGGTCTCATGCTCTACTCGATGGGCCTGGACCTGGACGCGATCCTGCCGCGCGCCACCCGTGCGCGGGCGACCCTGGTGGTGGCCGGTGTCTCCACCTTCTTCGTCTTCATCGGCCACTTCGCCTGGAACGCCCAGTCGGCGATGACCTCGTTCGTGCTGCTGCTCACGGCCATCGGCACGCCCTGGGCCGTGATCACCGTCATCGGCTACGTCCGGTGCCGCGGCCAGTACGACTCGGAGGCCCTCCAGGTCTTCAACCGCCGCTCCCGGGGCGGGGTCTACTGGTACCGATCCGGCTGGAACGTCCGGGCGACGGTGGCCTGGGCGGCCGGCGCGGCCGTGGGTCTGTGCGCGGTCTCCACCCCGTTCTATGAGGGCCCCCTGCTGCACCTCACCGGCGGAGTGGACTGCAGCTTCCTCTTCTCCGGCGCGGTCGGCGGGCTGGTCTACGCGGCCCTGACCCGGCGCACGGTCTCGGCCGTCAGCCCCGCGGCGGCCCTGGCGGACCCTTCCGAGACCCCTGCCGGAGCGCTCGCGGAGTTGTAGCGTCGTGGCCCATGGAGCGTGAGATACAGGCTTTCGTCCCCGAACCGGGCCGCGCCGAACGGATCGCGGCCGAGACCGCGGCAGTCACAGCCCGCTGGCCCGACCCCGCGCACCGGCCGCCCCTCTTCGGCGTCCCGGTCGGCATCAAGGACATCATCCACGTCGACGCCCTGCCCACCCTGGCGGGTTCGGCCCTCCCGCCGGAGGCCCTGGCCGGACGCCAGGCCACGCTCGTCGACCGGCTGCGCGCTGCGGGGGCGGTGATCGCGGGCAAGACGGTGACGGCCGAGTTCGCGGTACTGGCCCCGGGGCCGACCCGTAACCCGCGCAACCTCGCGCACACACCCGGTGGATCGAGCAGCGGCTCGGCGGCGGCGGTCGCGGCCGGAATGGTCCCGCTGGCCGTGGGGACCCAGACGGTCGGCTCGGTGATCCGCCCGGCGGCGTACTGCGGGGTGACCGCCTTCAAACCGACGTACGGCCGCATACCGGTGGACGGCGTCATCGCGAACGCCCCGAGCTTCGACACCGTCGGCCTCTTCGCGGTGGACGTGGCCGGGCTGCTGCCCGCGCTCGCGGCGGTCTGCGACAACTGGCACCCGTACGGGCCGCCCGCGGGCACGGAGGACCGGTCGCCCGTTCTGCCGGTGCTCGCGGTGCCTGAAGGCCCGTATCTGGAGTGCGCGCAACCGGAGGCACTCGATGTCTTCGCGACCCGGGTGGAGCGGCTGCGCGCGGCCGGGTTCACCGTGCGGCGGATCCCGGTGATGGCTGACTTCGAGCAGGTCAGGGCCCAGCTCTTCACGATGAACCGCTACGAGGTGGCCCGTACCCATGCGGAGTGGTTCGCGGAGTTCGGCGCGCTCTACCGGCCCGAGACAGTACGGGCGATCCGGGAGGGCCAGGGCATCACGGAGGTGGAGTACGTCCGGGCCCAGCGGGAACGGGTCGCGTTCCGGGACCGGATGGCGGCGGCCATGGCCGGCACCGACCTGTGGATCACGCCGTCGGCGACCGGCCCGGCCCCGGTGGGGCTGACGACGACGGGCAGCTCCGTCATGTGCCTGCCCTGGAGCAACGCGGGGCTGCCGTCCCTGACACTCCCGGCGGGGCACGCGGGGAACGGCCTGCCGCTGGGCCTCCAGTGCGTGGGGGCGGCGGGGGACGACGAACGGGTGCTGGCCTGGGGGGCGTTGATCGAGACGGCTCTCGCGGAGGAGTGACCTCTGCACTCGATCGCGGAGGGGCTTGTGTTCAAGCCCCTCCGGAGATCGAGGAGAGCGGGGTCCGGGGCGGCGCGCCGTGAAAGGGCGGAGCCCCGGCACAAGGACCGCGTCAGCCCAGCGGGTGCATCCATCCGTGCTTGTCCTCGCCGATCCCCCGCTGGATGTCCAGCAGCGCGGCCCGCAGCGCCAGCGTGACCTCGCCGGGCGTACCGTCCCCCTGCATCCACTCGCCACCGGCCGACTTCACGGTGCCGACGGGGGTGATGACCGCCGCCGTACCGCAGGCGAAGACCTCGGTGAGCGAGCCGTTCTCGGTGTCACGGCGCCACTGGTCGATGGAGACCCGGCCCTCCTCCGCTTCGTAGCCGAGGTCGCGGGCGACGGAGAGCAGCGAGTCGCGGGTGACGCCCGCCAGCAGCGAACCGGTGAGCCGCGGCGTGACGATCTTCGGCTTGCGGCCGTCCCCGCCCCCGTACACGAAGCACAGGTTCATACCGCCCAGCTCCTCGACCCACTTGTGCTCGACGGCGTCGAGGTAGGCGACCTGGTCGCAGCCCTGGCGGGCGGCCTCGGCCTGGGCCAGCAGGGACGCGGCGTAGTTTCCGCCGGTCTTGGCCTCGCCCATGCCGCCGGGCACGGCGCGCACCCGGTCCTCGGAGAGCCAGATCGAGACCGGCTTGACGCCGCCCTCGAAGTAGGCGCCGGCCGGCGAGGCGATCACGATGAAGAGGTACTCGTTGGCGGGCTTCACGCCCAGACCGACCTCAGTGGCGATCAT
This window harbors:
- a CDS encoding cytosine permease, translating into MPIEQRGVDTIPDAERTSGPRDLISILLGSNLCLGVIIFGWLPVSFGLGLWPAVTSVVSGTIVGTLLTAPLALVSLRTGTNLSTSSGAQFGVRGRLIGSIVGLLLSLGYTALTLWTGGDVMIGALSRLTGLPDSGLMHAIVYALLAALTVTGAVYGYRILLRLSKALAIGMTLLLVLGLFAYAPHFTTAAAPHTGYLLGSFWPTWFLSAVAAGLSGPIAFITLLGDYTRYVSPRRHTSRAVLIATCSGLILGLLVPQLFGTYTALAARSAVDFAGPLVTASPGWYLIPLLLAASAGSVGNAGLMLYSMGLDLDAILPRATRARATLVVAGVSTFFVFIGHFAWNAQSAMTSFVLLLTAIGTPWAVITVIGYVRCRGQYDSEALQVFNRRSRGGVYWYRSGWNVRATVAWAAGAAVGLCAVSTPFYEGPLLHLTGGVDCSFLFSGAVGGLVYAALTRRTVSAVSPAAALADPSETPAGALAEL
- a CDS encoding amidase → MEREIQAFVPEPGRAERIAAETAAVTARWPDPAHRPPLFGVPVGIKDIIHVDALPTLAGSALPPEALAGRQATLVDRLRAAGAVIAGKTVTAEFAVLAPGPTRNPRNLAHTPGGSSSGSAAAVAAGMVPLAVGTQTVGSVIRPAAYCGVTAFKPTYGRIPVDGVIANAPSFDTVGLFAVDVAGLLPALAAVCDNWHPYGPPAGTEDRSPVLPVLAVPEGPYLECAQPEALDVFATRVERLRAAGFTVRRIPVMADFEQVRAQLFTMNRYEVARTHAEWFAEFGALYRPETVRAIREGQGITEVEYVRAQRERVAFRDRMAAAMAGTDLWITPSATGPAPVGLTTTGSSVMCLPWSNAGLPSLTLPAGHAGNGLPLGLQCVGAAGDDERVLAWGALIETALAEE
- a CDS encoding branched-chain amino acid aminotransferase codes for the protein MTTLPIELKPSSNPLSDAEREALLAHPGFGRHFTDHMVTIKWTEGRGWHDAQLVPYAPLSLDPANMTLHYGQEIFEGLKAYRQPDGSVATFRPEANARRFQLSARRLAMAELPVETFLDACDALVQQDKAWVPAHGGEESLYLRPFMIATEVGLGVKPANEYLFIVIASPAGAYFEGGVKPVSIWLSEDRVRAVPGGMGEAKTGGNYAASLLAQAEAARQGCDQVAYLDAVEHKWVEELGGMNLCFVYGGGDGRKPKIVTPRLTGSLLAGVTRDSLLSVARDLGYEAEEGRVSIDQWRRDTENGSLTEVFACGTAAVITPVGTVKSAGGEWMQGDGTPGEVTLALRAALLDIQRGIGEDKHGWMHPLG